In Desulfofustis limnaeus, the genomic stretch CTATTAACCAAGGCAAAGCTGCTATTGGAAGAGTCTTAAAGTCTATGGCGGGGTCTATCACTATCGCAGGTGTTTCAATCAATCCAACGAAAGTACTCGAAGCAGATCCCTCTTTTGAAGACAAATTAGGATTTACCAATCTTGCTACTCACATGCTAACATTTAGGCAAACATTTCAAAAAATAGTCGATCAAGCACTTGAGAAACAAGGGGGTGAAAGGCTTGTCATATTTGTAGATGACCTTGACCGCGTTAAACCAGTTAAGGCATTAGAACTTCTAGAATCATTAAAAAATTTTTTAGATGTAGAGCGTTGTGTTTTCGTTCTTGCGGTCGACTATGAAGTAGTTCAAATCGGAATGGCAGATAAGTTGGGACAAGATATCCAAAAAAGTAGTGGCAAGTCATTTTTTGATAAAATCATTCAACTACCTTTTACAATGCCTTCTAGTAGTTATTCTCTAGACAATTATATCGAATCTTTGCTCGAAGAAAGTGGATTCGTAGGAGCCAGAGGGATAAAGCACGAACACAAACAATTTTATGCTGAAATCACAGCAACAAGTGTCGGACGAAATCCACGCAGTATCAAACGGGTAATAAACTATGCTGTATTACTTGAAAAAATACGTAGCATGAATGCAAAATTATCAGAAGGTAAGGTAACCATGCAAGATCGCATGATACTGTATTCTTTGATATGTATGCAAGTTGCTTGGCCGGAAGTATTCGATCATTTTGTCAGAAATCCTTCAGCAAGTGTAATGCAAAAACTTGAAGATTGGGAGTACTTAGACAGCATTCCTAATATTTCAAAATTATATGCTAGAACAATCGATGTAACTCAATTGAAAAGTAATATTAGTTCCTACGCAGATCTTTTGTTTGAATTGGTTGACGAAGACCATAGTGGCGCAATAGGCAAGGAAGAATTTGAACGTGTTTTTAAAATTATGAAACTTACTCGTCTCACAGCAATAGATGACTATAGAGATAGTATTGAAATTATTATTGATAAAATTAATAACAATGGAGGAAATGATCGATTTCCAAATTTTATTAATTCATTCAAAAATTCTAGATGGAAAACATCGAAAATTGTAGATTATAAAACTTCTGGATCGCGATACGCTACGATTGTTATGTCGCGTAAACAAGTAGGATCAATAGTCACCACCCAACGCAATCCTATTCTTTTCAGGATTGACGCGCAATTAGATGATTTTTTAAACCATTTTGGCAAAAAAAATGATAATCTATCTGCCAATGACTGGGTGTACGAATTGCCAACTGCAAACCAGATTGGATTTGGAGATATTGCGATCAATATAGAAAAGCTTGAAAATGCTGACCATAAAGTAGCTATTAATGTTTTAAATATGATTTTGGAAACTATACATGATATGTACAAACCGAATAGTAATATTTCCTGAAATATTTTTCCAGTTCATCATATAGGTTCGTTGATTATAATTATTTTGAATAATAATGGCATTCCAATTGAGCGACACTAATTAATATTTATCTGATTACGCATGAAGCTCAGCCATTTTCAAAACCCGGGCCGGGAAGGGTTGAGTTCTCACAGCTATGAAACAAAATCGCGGTATCAACTGACGCAGATCAAAACGCCTGTTGAACCGATAACAAAATTCTGCCAAATACCGGGGGAAATGCTTTGCGCTGATGGCATGGAAGGTTCCTCGTAAAGAGTTCTTCACGTTGCCGATGATGGTGTTGAGCCACTTGAATTCAGGGATCTTGACACTATCCGGGCCACCTCCGGTGATGATTGCCGTATGGTCATATCCGGCTCGGCCAATGGCGTTGAAACAACCAAGACCATCGGAGATAACGCGAGAACCTGGCGCCACATGTACAGCAGCCCAGTCACCAACAGCTTTCAAGGAGAATGATCGGACACGAGTAAAACGCATATTCAGCGGGTGCCCTTCGTCGCTGGCTGCCACGGCAGCAATAAACGGAATCTTACCGGTGGCACCTCGACCGCGATTACCGTCATGTTTTTTGCCACCCCAATAGGAGTCGTCAATCTGCACGAGACCGGCAAGGGGCTTACTATCGTCACGCAATTTCATGACCTGCTGGAGTTTATGCTTCATGAGCAGTGCGGTATTGCTGGCAACACCCAGTGTCCGCGAGAGACTGAGCGCTGATACACTGGTTTTGGATTGAGTCACCAGGTAGATACCAAGAAACCAAGTTGCAATGGGCAGTTTGGTGGCAGCAAAGATGGTTCCGGAAGTCAGCGATGTCTGAGTATGGCAGCGATTACATTGAAACAGCATGCGGCATTTCAGTTTACAGAACGAACTCTGTCCGCAGTCAGGGCAGACGAAGCCATTAGGCCATCGCCATCGGAAAAGGGCTTGGCGACACTGTTCTTCGGTGCCGTATTTATTAAAAAATTCCGTCAAACTGAGTCCGGGTTGAAATTGGATTTTATTTCTGGCCATGGTCTTGTTCCTCCTGTTAAGGTTTGGAACAGGCTACCATGGTAGGGGTATCAC encodes the following:
- a CDS encoding KAP family P-loop NTPase fold protein, with translation MNKYFRDKPIDFEAHSRNLSEKVEQFDRLGIANYAIALSEFIQECSTPMTIGIQGDWGIGKTSTLNLIKAYLTTRKRTQGKNAIIWFNTWHYSMFNQDEFLGAAVINGLLDIIKEQFDLKEGAINQGKAAIGRVLKSMAGSITIAGVSINPTKVLEADPSFEDKLGFTNLATHMLTFRQTFQKIVDQALEKQGGERLVIFVDDLDRVKPVKALELLESLKNFLDVERCVFVLAVDYEVVQIGMADKLGQDIQKSSGKSFFDKIIQLPFTMPSSSYSLDNYIESLLEESGFVGARGIKHEHKQFYAEITATSVGRNPRSIKRVINYAVLLEKIRSMNAKLSEGKVTMQDRMILYSLICMQVAWPEVFDHFVRNPSASVMQKLEDWEYLDSIPNISKLYARTIDVTQLKSNISSYADLLFELVDEDHSGAIGKEEFERVFKIMKLTRLTAIDDYRDSIEIIIDKINNNGGNDRFPNFINSFKNSRWKTSKIVDYKTSGSRYATIVMSRKQVGSIVTTQRNPILFRIDAQLDDFLNHFGKKNDNLSANDWVYELPTANQIGFGDIAINIEKLENADHKVAINVLNMILETIHDMYKPNSNIS
- a CDS encoding IS1595 family transposase is translated as MARNKIQFQPGLSLTEFFNKYGTEEQCRQALFRWRWPNGFVCPDCGQSSFCKLKCRMLFQCNRCHTQTSLTSGTIFAATKLPIATWFLGIYLVTQSKTSVSALSLSRTLGVASNTALLMKHKLQQVMKLRDDSKPLAGLVQIDDSYWGGKKHDGNRGRGATGKIPFIAAVAASDEGHPLNMRFTRVRSFSLKAVGDWAAVHVAPGSRVISDGLGCFNAIGRAGYDHTAIITGGGPDSVKIPEFKWLNTIIGNVKNSLRGTFHAISAKHFPRYLAEFCYRFNRRFDLRQLIPRFCFIAVRTQPFPARVLKMAELHA